One part of the Quercus lobata isolate SW786 chromosome 7, ValleyOak3.0 Primary Assembly, whole genome shotgun sequence genome encodes these proteins:
- the LOC115954294 gene encoding F-box protein At3g56470-like has product MSIETGLIRTTYGQMAERKWSDLPSDLLSPIADRLGLIELLSFRGVCKDWKSASATASAEIESLPDHEPWFLVYGSNSECTLLSNSGKKYTINIPELNGATCLASNKGWLLMFQEGSMFFFCPFSHAKIDLPRFPHSQVTDHVAAFSSPPTSQDCLVAVINRSSETTLELNMLCHGAKVWTNHKGYLPRDAIKTIKGATYHDEEFYFFDNSENLVTFSIDKSWNFFVIIPRPKDKFPGINDLPIGRRMRHFIHMNMKNELGLPENVSISTCGTLVHDRIDKLVLNERIEAAEDSISYQLKGVWIQPRFFQVSPNQSW; this is encoded by the coding sequence ATGTCCATAGAAACGGGTCTTATCAGGACTACATATGGCCAAATGGCAGAGAGAAAATGGTCTGACCTTCCTTCTGACCTGTTATCACCAATTGCAGATAGGTTAGGCCTAATTGAGCTTCTCAGTTTCCGTGGTGTCTGCAAGGATTGGAAATCTGCTTCTGCCACAGCTTCGGCTGAGATTGAGTCCTTACCAGATCATGAACCTTGGTTTCTGGTGTATGGTTCGAATTCAGAGTGCACCTTGTTGAGCAACTCGGGTAAAAAGTACACCATTAATATCCCAGAATTGAATGGAGCAACTTGCCTTGCATCAAACAAAGGATGGCTTCTTATGTTCCAAGAAGGATCCATGTTCTTCTTTTGTCCCTTCTCTCATGCTAAAATAGACCTTCCAAGGTTCCCTCACTCGCAAGTCACTGACCACGTTGCTGCGTTTTCATCACCTCCTACTTCTCAAGATTGTCTTGTTGCTGTTATTAATCGTAGTAGTGAAACCACATTGGAGTTGAATATGCTTTGTCATGGGGCTAAGGTTTGGACTAATCACAAAGGGTATCTTCCGCGAGATGCCATAAAGACAATCAAAGGTGCTACTTATCATGATGAAGAGTTTTACTTCTTTGACAATTCAGAGAATCTAGTTACCTTTTCAATTGACAAAAGCTGGAATTTCTTTGTTATAATTCCTCGTCCTAAAGATAAATTTCCGGGTATCAATGATCTACCAATTGGTCGTAGGATGAGACATTTTATACATATGAACATGAAGAATGAATTGGGGTTGCCAGAGAATGTTTCCATTTCTACTTGTGGAACACTAGTTCATGATCGTATTGACAAGCTCGTACTTAatgagaggattgaagctgctGAAGATTCCATAAGCTACCAACTTAAAGGGGTGTGGATCCAACCAAGATTTTTCCAAGTCTCTCCAAATCAGAGCTGGTGA
- the LOC115954295 gene encoding F-box/kelch-repeat protein At1g57790-like, producing the protein MTGLWSGLPAELLSLIVDRLGLIELLSFHGVCKAWRAAASTALSKIEASANRKPWFLIYGENSQCHLYDESGRRYTTSIPELDGATCIASHQGWILVFQGGPMFFYCPFSHAKIDIPTFPLSVLSNHAAAFSSPPTTLECIVAVMHRDIMSGFSLYVLQRGANAWAKCELIQFYNVRELGSAIYGNQNFYFFDKINKLITFSVKDKTCVQHTLLKNENSTTIKHLPYVRSKSHFVRRNMKKKLGLGEDVSISICGTVVQNDSTDIIICNEEVESAEEFESCYLKGVWIQPRFFHLSPNQSWSF; encoded by the coding sequence ATGACAGGACTTTGGTCTGGTCTTCCTGCAGAGCTTCTATCATTAATTGTGGATCGATTAGGCCTAATTGAGCTTCTGAGTTTTCATGGTGTATGTAAGGCTTGGAGAGCTGCTGCATCCACAGCTTTATCTAAGATTGAAGCCTCAGCCAATCGTAAACCCTGGTTTCTAATCTATGGTGAAAACTCACAATGCCATTTGTATGATGAATCTGGAAGAAGGTACACTACTAGCATCCCAGAATTGGATGGAGCAACTTGCATTGCATCACACCAAGGATGGATTCTTGTATTTCAAGGAGGCCCAATGTTCTTCTACTGCCCATTCTCTCATGCAAAAATAGATATTCCTACGTTTCCCCTTTCGGTACTCTCTAACCATGCTGCAGCATTTTCATCTCCTCCCACCACTCTTGAATGCATTGTTGCTGTCATGCATCGTGACATTATGTCTGGATTCTCGCTGTATGTTCTTCAACGTGGAGCTAATGCATGGGCTAAGTGTGAACTCATTCAATTTTATAATGTAAGGGAATTAGGTAGTGCTATATATGGGaatcaaaatttctatttttttgacaaaataaacaaattaattacCTTCTCTGTCAAGGACAAAACCTGTGTACAGCACACTCTACTTAAGAATGAGAATTCAACCACCATAAAGCATCTCCCATATGTTCGTAGTAAGAGTCATTTTGTGAGAAGAAACATGAAGAAGAAATTGGGGCTGGGTGAAGATGTTTCAATTTCTATCTGTGGAACAGTGGTACAGAATGATAGCACTGACATTATTATATGTAATGAGGAAGTTGAGTCTGCTGAAGAATTTGAAAGCTGTTACCTCAAAGGGGTATGGATCCAACCAAGATTTTTTCACCTCTCTCCAAATCAGAGCTGGTCATTTTGA
- the LOC115954296 gene encoding U1 small nuclear ribonucleoprotein C-like — MPRYYCDYCDTYLTHDSPSVRKQHNAGYKHKANVRSYYQQFEEAQTQNFIDQRIKEHLGQTAAFQQVGAAYNQHLMVQRPRLPILPTPVMPMPGSTQLPGSSPLIPGIRPPVLPRPLGAPSYMPSLAMSPMMAPPGAPSLPAQLNPIPRPPGSVATTVPGSTAAPTSSNGAPPMVTPPLYQANPVASTGGGYDSLNANTQAPEANH, encoded by the exons ATGCCTCGCTACTACTGCGATTACTGTGACACCTACTTGACTCACGATTCt CCATCTGTGAGAAAGCAGCACAATGCAGGTTACAAACATAAG GCAAATGTTAGGTCATACTATCAGCAATTTGAGGAGGCACAAACCCAAAACTTCATTGACCAAAGGATTAAGGAACATCTTGGGCAAACTGCAGCATTCCAGCAGGTTGGTGCTGCTTACAATCAACATCTAATGGTTCAGAGGCCCCGCCTTCCTATTCTACCTACACCTGTAATGCCGATGCCTGGTAGCACACAGTTACCTGGAAGTTCACCATTAATCCCAGGGATTAGGCCTCCTGTTTTGCCAAGACCCCTTGGTGCTCCAA GTTATATGCCTTCTCTGGCAATGTCACCTATGATGGCTCCACCTGGTGCTCCTTCCTTACCTGCTCAATTAAATCCTATTCCAAGGCCTCCTGGTAGTGTAGCCACAACAGTTCCCGGAAGCACAGCAGCACCCACCTCTTCCAACGGTGCACCACCTATGGTCACACCACCATTGTATCAAGCCAATCCAGTGGCATCAACAGGTGGAGGCTATGATAGTCTCAATGCCAACACTCAAGCTCCTGAGGCTAATCATTAG